The following are from one region of the Salvia hispanica cultivar TCC Black 2014 chromosome 1, UniMelb_Shisp_WGS_1.0, whole genome shotgun sequence genome:
- the LOC125198781 gene encoding uncharacterized protein LOC125198781 — MPPRRNVRNGEPTSQASVEESVTQPRPPSPPPPPRVDREVVKLFLDQKPPTFDGRVEPAKAETWIRALERIFKTLVCNDAEKMICVTHPLTGSADFWWDTKLKTMPQDRIDEMTWEEFKTDVYDKYVPKSYRKAKAAEFHNLTLGRLSVTEYDSALCDMTRYAPKQTDTDEKLADKFREGLRHEIRMALAVRGTLTYAKALALALDVEEAMPKERSAGNTPTALPPPRPNHDKRRWDESRIPYDNKRYRPAQNRPPYGGGQTSFNPRSDPRARPPQRNVCAKTHFGECRGPNPTSCFNCGGNGHFSRECLCRNVGTGSRQNHQGFHQQPRAPPTGSGVNRSQPPRLQQPVRPRLPAPARAYAIS; from the coding sequence ATGCCGCCTAGACGCAACGTGAGGAACGGGGAACCTACCTCCCAGGCTTCGGTGGAAGAAAGTGTGACGCAACCAAGGCCGccgtcaccaccaccacctccccGAGTAGATAGGGAAGTCGTGAAACTTTTCCTTGACCAAAAGCCTCCCACCTTCGACGGGAGGGTCGAACCTGCAAAAGCTGAAACCTGGATACGTGCCTTAGAGCGCATCTTCAAGACATTAGTATGCAACGATGCGGAAAAGATGATCTGCGTGACGCACCCGCTGACCGGATCCGCCGATTTTTGGTGGGATACTAAGTTAAAGACCATGCCCCAGGATCGCATAGACGAGATGACTTGGGAGGAATTCAAGACCGATGTGTATGACAAATACGTACCCAAGAGCTACCGCAAGGCAAAAGCTGCCGAGTTTCACAACCTCACCCTTGGACGTCTGTCCGTGACCGAATATGACAGCGCACTTTGTGACATGACCCGCTATGCGCCGAAACAGACGGATACCGATGAGAAGCTGGCCGATAAGTTTCGAGAGGGCCTTAGGCACGAGATTAGGATGGCATTGGCAGTCCGTGGAACCCTTACGTACGCCAAGGCGCTGGCCCTCGCACTGGATGTAGAGGAAGCAATGCCAAAGGAGAGGAGTGCAGGGAACACTCCAACGGCACTACCCCCGCCACGCCCTAACCACGACAAGAGGAGGTGGGACGAGAGTAGGATTCCCTATGACAACAAGCGATACCGCCCCGCTCAGAACAGGCCGCCGTACGGAGGAGGACAGACTTCGTTCAATCCGAGGAGCGACCCCCGTGCCAGACCACCCCAGCGTAACGTTTGCGCCAAGACCCATTTCGGGGAGTGTAGAGGACCAAACCCGACTAGTTGCTTCAACTGTGGAGGGAACGGTCATTTCTCTAGGGAGTGCCTGTGTAGGAACGTAGGAACCGGGTCGAGGCAGAACCATCAGGGCTTCCATCAGCAGCCGAGGGCGCCACCGACGGGCTCGGGAGTGAACCGGAGTCAACCACCGCGGCTGCAGCAGCCAGTCCGTCCAAGACTTCCCGCCCCGGCTAGAGCGTACGCCATTAGCTAG